One window from the genome of Pseudomonadota bacterium encodes:
- a CDS encoding secondary thiamine-phosphate synthase enzyme YjbQ, which translates to MTKVLSIRTRGQGLYEITDQVSQLVAESDRNEGLCTVFVRHTSASLTIQENADPSARADLERWLNRLVPENDALYTHTAEGADDMPSHIKAILTDVSLSIPIMHGKLVLGRWQGIYLWEHRRVGQLREVVVYCG; encoded by the coding sequence ATGACAAAGGTTCTCTCCATTCGCACCCGCGGCCAAGGGCTCTACGAGATAACGGATCAGGTTTCACAGCTAGTAGCAGAATCGGATCGCAATGAAGGTTTGTGTACGGTCTTTGTGCGGCATACCTCAGCAAGCCTTACCATACAGGAGAACGCCGATCCCTCGGCGCGCGCAGATCTTGAACGGTGGCTTAATCGCCTAGTACCTGAGAACGATGCACTCTATACACATACCGCAGAGGGGGCGGATGATATGCCCTCGCATATCAAAGCTATCCTGACCGATGTGTCGCTCTCGATACCTATTATGCATGGGAAGCTCGTGCTCGGCAGATGGCAGGGAATCTACCTTTGGGAGCACCGTAGGGTAGGGCAGCTACGCGAGGTTGTTGTGTATTGCGGCTAG